A stretch of DNA from Longimicrobiaceae bacterium:
CTCGCCTCCCTCCATGCATCGAGCAGCAGCAGCATCCGCTCTCCCGTGAAATATCCTGGCGTCGAGCAAGGGCCATGAAATATCCCGGAAAATATCCGCGAAATATCACGGGGCACCAGGCCCTCTCACTTCAGGCGATCGCCCAAGAGGCGTCATATGAACGGGTTATGAAAATCGAGCAGAGCCGGCACGGCGGTTGACTTAGCCGGTGCGTCACTCCGGCCGCCGCGAACGCTTCGGCCGGCAAGGTGGGGGACAGCCAGCCCGGGCCGCGTGCAACCCCGCTCTCCCGAGACCTCGATGACAACGACGATGAATCTCATTACGGGTCCGCGCGCTCGCCACCTGCTCGCATTTGCCACGGTGATGACGCTGGCCTCGGCCACGCCGGGGGCGGCACAGGACCGGTCTACCCTGGTTTCCCCGGCCCCCGCGCCGGAGCCGCAGCGGACCTCCGCGGCCACCGCGGACTCAGCCGCAGCTTCGGTGATCGCAACAGCGGATGAAAGTGGCTTCGGTCTGCGCTCGAGCGACGGCGCCTTCGCGCTCCAGTTCCGCGGTGGGGCGCAGTACGACGGCCGCGTCTTCCCCGACGACCCGGAGGATGCCGCCATCGATGGTTTCGAGCTCCGCCGCCTGCGTGCCGACCTGCGCGGTACCGTCTACCACATCTACGACTTCCGCGTGAACCTGGACTACGCGGGAAATCGCGTGGAGGTGCTCGATGCCTACCTGGACGCCCGCTTCGCTCCTGCGCTCCAGATCCGGGCCGGCAAGTTCAAGGCTCCAGTGGGTCTCGAGCGACTGCAGAGCCTCTTCGCCCTGACCTTCGCTGAGCGGGGCTTTCCCACGGCGCTCGCCCCGAACCGAGATGTCGGCATTCAGCTCTCCGGGTCTCTGGGCGGATCAATGGCTAGCTACCAGGTCGGTGTCTTCAACGGCGTCGCTGATGGGGCTAGCGGCGACCAGGACCTCTCCGACAGCAAGGACCTCGCTGCTCGGATCTTCCTGCAGCCCTTCTCCAGGTCAGGAGTCGAGGCCCTGAGCGGCCTGGGAATTGGCATCGCGGGGACCGTTGGCGAGCAGGAGGGCACAGCCGACTCACCGGGACTCGCTGCCCCGCGCACACCGCTGGGACGCCTCACCTTCCACCGCTTCCTCGGCGATGGCACGCCCACGGGAACGGTGATCGCCGACGGCCGCCGCACGCGCCTCTCCCCGCAGGGCTACTGGTACTGGAGGAATCTCGGTGTGCTCGGGGAATACATCCGCTCCCAGACGGAGGTAAGCCTCGAGGCACAGCAGGCGGAGGTGAGCCAGAGCGCCTGGCAACTTGCCGCTTCCTGGGTCCTGACCGGTGAGGATGCCTCCTATCGCGGGGTGATTCCGTCCCGTCCGCTGGATTTCTCCCGTGGTGGGTGGGGTGCGTGGGAAGTCGCCGGCCGCTTCCAGGCTCTCGAGACCGATGACGACGCCTTCCCCGCCCTGGCCGATCCGCTTCGGGCCGCGCAGCGGGCGAAGAGCTTCACGCTCGGTTTCAACTGGTACCTCAACCGCAACGTCCGCTTCCTGACCAACTACGAGCGGACACGCTTCGACGCCGCCCCCGGCGGGACGCATCTGCCGACCGAGTCGGTCTTCGCGAGCCGCATCCAGGTGGCTTTCTGATCTCGGCCGAACGGTACGCTTCAACCACGATCGACCTCACGTGGAGACTGCAATGACCAGAAAACTGCACGACCTCTCTTCGCTGCTCTCGTTATCGCTGGCAGCGGTGCTCACCGGCTGCGCCTCGGAGAGCCAGGGAGCCGCCCGCGATGGAGCCGCGTCGGTGGAGATCCTCAACGTCTCCTATGATCCGACGCGCGAATTCTACGCGGAGTTCAACGCCGACTTCGCTCGCGTGTGGAAGGAGCGGACCGGCCAGACGGTAACGGTGAAGCAGTCGCACGGCGGCGCCGGCAAACAAGCGCGCGCCGTCATCGACGGCCTCGAGGCGGACGTGGTCACGCTCGCACTGGCGTACGACATCGACGCGATCGGCAAACAGGCTGGCCTGCTGGACCCCGACTGGCAGAGCGAGCTCCCGCACGGCAGCGCGCCGTACACCTCCACCATCGTCTTCCTGGTCCGCAAGGCGAATCCCAAGCAGATCCGCGACTGGGACGACCTCATTCGCCCCGGCATCGAAGTCATCACTCCGAACCCGAAAACCTCGGGCGGCGCGCGTTGGAACCACCTGTCGGCCTACGCCTACGCGCTGAAGAAGGAGCTCGGGGACCTGAGCCTCCTCAACGATCCGGCGCACAGCCAGGAGGTGGAGCGGGCACACCACGCCGCGCGCGAATTCATGGCCGAGCTCTACCGGCACGTGCCGGTGCTGGACACGGGCGCCCGCGGTGCCACCAACACCTTCGTGCAGCGCGGTATCGGCGACGTCCTGCTGGCGTGGGAGAACGAGGCGTTCCTGGCGGTGGAGGAACTGGGGCCGGACAAGTTCGACATCGTCGTGCCGCCGATGAGCATCCTTGCTCAGCCGCCGGTCGCGGTGGTGGACAGAAACGTCGACGCTCACGGGACCCGCGAGGTCGCGACCGCCTACCTGGAACACCTCTACTCACCCGCCGGCCAGAGGCTCGCGGCGAAGCACTTCTACCGTCCGGTCCTGCCGGAGTACGTCGACCCCGCAGACCTGCAGCGCTTCCCCGAGCTGGAGCTGGTGACCGTCGACGAAGTTTTCGGGGGCTGGCAGAAGGCGCAAAAGGAGCACTTCGACGACGGTGGTCTGTTCGACCGGGTCTACGCACCGAGTACCGAGTGAGAGGCCAGTCGATGAGACATATCCTGCGCAGAGAGTCGGTGTTGCCAGGCTTCGGCCTGACGCTCGGCTTCACCCTACTCTACCTGAGCCTGATCGTCCTGATCCCGCTATCCGCGCTGATCCTGAAAACGGCCACGCTGGATTGGGACGCCTTCCTGAGGGCCGTCACGGAGCCAAGGGTGATGGCCGCGTATCGCTTGAGCTTTGGAGCGTCCCTGGCGGGGGCGCTCCTGAACCTCGTTTTCGGGTCCATCGTTGCCTGGGTGCTGGTGCGCTACTCCTTCCCCGGACGACGGGTGGTGGATGCGATGGTCGACCTTCCCTTCGCGCTACCGACAGCGGTCTCCGGCATCGCACTGACCTCTATCTTCGCTACCAACGGATGGGTGGGGCCGTGGCTGGAGCCGCTCGGAGTCCGGGTTGCCTTCACCCGCCTGGGAGTGGTGGTGGCTCTGACCCTCATCGGCCTGCCCTTCGTGGTGCGCACCCTTCAGCCCGCGCTCGAGGAGCTGGAGGGAGAGCTGGAGGAGGCCGCGGCGAGTCTCGGCGCGAACCGCTGGCAAACGTTCCGGCGGGTGCTGCTCCCCGCCGTCCTACCGGCGCTGCTCACCGGGTTCTCGATGGCGTTCGCCAGGGCGCTCGGCGAGTACGGCTCAGTGATCTTCATCGCCGGCAACCTGCCGATGAAGACGGAGATCGTGCCGCTCCTCATCGTGACCAAGCTCGAGCAGTACGACTACGCGGGAGCCACGGCCATCGCCGTGGTGATGCTGCTCGCCTCCTTCGCCCTGCTGCTCGTGATCAACGGGCTGCAGTGGTTGACCCTACGCCACCAGATCGCGGGAGGGGGCTGATGGCTGGAGGCATCGCGACCCTTTCCCACCGCACGGAGGGTGTGGCCCGCCCGGCGACCACGGAGAGCCGGGCGGTGCAGGTACTGCTGATCACGGTCGCCCTGGGGTTCCTGGGCCTCTTCCTCTTCCTTCCGCTGCTGGCGGTCTTCGCCCAGGCGCTGCAGAGCGGCTTCGGCGTCTACCTGATGGCGATCACCGAACCGGACGCCCGCGCCGCCGTCCGCCTCACCGTGCTGACCGCCGCGATCGCCGTACCGTTGAACACGATCTTCGGCCTGGCCGCTGCGTGGGCGATCAGCAAGTTCGAGTTCACCGGCAAGAGCCTGCTGATCACCCTCATCGACCTGCCGTTCGCGGTATCCCCGGTGATCTCGGGGTTGATCTACGTCCTGCTTTTCGGGCTGGGGGGCTGGCTCGGTCCGTGGTTGAGGGAGAACCAGATCCAGATCATC
This window harbors:
- a CDS encoding porin: MTTTMNLITGPRARHLLAFATVMTLASATPGAAQDRSTLVSPAPAPEPQRTSAATADSAAASVIATADESGFGLRSSDGAFALQFRGGAQYDGRVFPDDPEDAAIDGFELRRLRADLRGTVYHIYDFRVNLDYAGNRVEVLDAYLDARFAPALQIRAGKFKAPVGLERLQSLFALTFAERGFPTALAPNRDVGIQLSGSLGGSMASYQVGVFNGVADGASGDQDLSDSKDLAARIFLQPFSRSGVEALSGLGIGIAGTVGEQEGTADSPGLAAPRTPLGRLTFHRFLGDGTPTGTVIADGRRTRLSPQGYWYWRNLGVLGEYIRSQTEVSLEAQQAEVSQSAWQLAASWVLTGEDASYRGVIPSRPLDFSRGGWGAWEVAGRFQALETDDDAFPALADPLRAAQRAKSFTLGFNWYLNRNVRFLTNYERTRFDAAPGGTHLPTESVFASRIQVAF
- a CDS encoding sulfate ABC transporter substrate-binding protein, coding for MTRKLHDLSSLLSLSLAAVLTGCASESQGAARDGAASVEILNVSYDPTREFYAEFNADFARVWKERTGQTVTVKQSHGGAGKQARAVIDGLEADVVTLALAYDIDAIGKQAGLLDPDWQSELPHGSAPYTSTIVFLVRKANPKQIRDWDDLIRPGIEVITPNPKTSGGARWNHLSAYAYALKKELGDLSLLNDPAHSQEVERAHHAAREFMAELYRHVPVLDTGARGATNTFVQRGIGDVLLAWENEAFLAVEELGPDKFDIVVPPMSILAQPPVAVVDRNVDAHGTREVATAYLEHLYSPAGQRLAAKHFYRPVLPEYVDPADLQRFPELELVTVDEVFGGWQKAQKEHFDDGGLFDRVYAPSTE
- the cysT gene encoding sulfate ABC transporter permease subunit CysT; the encoded protein is MRHILRRESVLPGFGLTLGFTLLYLSLIVLIPLSALILKTATLDWDAFLRAVTEPRVMAAYRLSFGASLAGALLNLVFGSIVAWVLVRYSFPGRRVVDAMVDLPFALPTAVSGIALTSIFATNGWVGPWLEPLGVRVAFTRLGVVVALTLIGLPFVVRTLQPALEELEGELEEAAASLGANRWQTFRRVLLPAVLPALLTGFSMAFARALGEYGSVIFIAGNLPMKTEIVPLLIVTKLEQYDYAGATAIAVVMLLASFALLLVINGLQWLTLRHQIAGGG
- the cysW gene encoding sulfate ABC transporter permease subunit CysW produces the protein MAGGIATLSHRTEGVARPATTESRAVQVLLITVALGFLGLFLFLPLLAVFAQALQSGFGVYLMAITEPDARAAVRLTVLTAAIAVPLNTIFGLAAAWAISKFEFTGKSLLITLIDLPFAVSPVISGLIYVLLFGLGGWLGPWLRENQIQIIFATPGIVLATIFVTFPFVARELIPLMQSQGTEEEQAARVLGASGWQTFGRVTLPNIRWGLLYGVILCNARAMGEFGAVSVVSGHIRGRTNTMPLHVEILYNEYNFTAAFAVASLLAMLALVTLIAKSLVERKLTPSELHEPLMQP